A single Corynebacterium resistens DSM 45100 DNA region contains:
- a CDS encoding methylated-DNA--[protein]-cysteine S-methyltransferase, translated as MNTPLGKMLATASGSTPAGSVLTGLWYPEHWNPEHSGERPKTLQMDEVRGTLASVEKELQQYFNGERRRFTVPTAVIEDPGLLKGTELQKAVWQHIARVEFGELATYGEIAHALGKPKAARPVGQAVGRNPISIVVGCHRIVGANGKITGYAGGLERKRALLRIEGCAEYDDPAGR; from the coding sequence GTGAACACACCGCTGGGGAAAATGCTTGCGACTGCTTCGGGCTCAACTCCAGCAGGCAGTGTCCTGACGGGATTGTGGTATCCGGAACATTGGAATCCGGAGCACTCTGGCGAGCGGCCCAAGACCCTGCAGATGGATGAGGTTCGGGGCACGTTGGCGTCGGTGGAAAAAGAACTACAGCAGTACTTCAACGGCGAAAGAAGGCGTTTCACCGTGCCCACGGCGGTGATAGAAGACCCCGGGCTGCTGAAGGGAACCGAGTTGCAAAAAGCCGTGTGGCAACACATCGCGCGAGTGGAGTTCGGCGAGCTTGCGACATACGGCGAGATTGCGCATGCGTTGGGAAAGCCGAAGGCGGCGCGCCCAGTAGGACAGGCCGTGGGGCGCAATCCGATTTCGATTGTGGTGGGGTGCCATCGGATCGTGGGTGCGAACGGCAAGATCACTGGTTACGCTGGCGGGTTGGAAAGAAAGCGCGCGCTGCTCCGGATTGAGGGGTGCGCGGAGTATGACGACCCCGCAGGAAGGTAA
- a CDS encoding glutaminase codes for MTDLLDRVQLNTPERKLVKEGLISDYLRSIMADNADNSEGQTAQYIAALRDADPEPFATALCTLDGRIYSSAYGGSFTDANVAADQVEFTIQSISKPFVYALALEEHGIEELMKVVGMEPSGEAFNELSLEGDTKRPVNPMINAGAITVNQLINGSESSVEDRVAKIHDFMNELAGRKLMLDKQTASSELESSDRNLALAHMLRSYHIIQDSAEDAVNSYVQQCSIKVNVRDLAVMGATLASGGVQPLTGKRVMKQSVARQVQSVMASAGMYNAAGRWMARVGIPAKSGVAGGVLGTLPGQLGLSSFSPKLDEQGNSVRGVRVFQRLSKDMGLHLMAPEPRGRASVRSLTEDESTGESIVCLQGDIDFIGGERLYRTLMEHQLKHKQLVFDLTRVDGMNSVGRKMLTNGIELLREEGFSIRIEDPDGLLA; via the coding sequence ATGACTGATCTGCTCGATCGGGTGCAGCTCAATACCCCCGAACGCAAGCTGGTAAAAGAAGGCCTGATCAGCGACTATCTTCGAAGCATCATGGCGGATAACGCTGATAACTCCGAGGGGCAAACTGCTCAATACATCGCCGCGTTGCGCGATGCTGATCCAGAGCCTTTCGCTACTGCTCTATGCACGTTGGACGGTCGCATCTACTCTTCGGCTTATGGGGGCTCTTTTACCGACGCCAACGTGGCGGCCGATCAAGTTGAATTCACGATTCAGTCCATTTCGAAGCCGTTTGTTTATGCTTTAGCGCTAGAAGAACACGGCATCGAAGAGCTCATGAAGGTCGTGGGAATGGAGCCATCGGGGGAGGCCTTCAACGAGTTGAGCCTAGAAGGCGATACGAAACGCCCCGTGAACCCAATGATCAACGCGGGCGCGATTACCGTGAACCAGTTGATCAATGGTTCGGAATCCAGCGTGGAAGATCGCGTGGCGAAGATCCACGACTTTATGAACGAACTGGCTGGTCGGAAGCTGATGTTGGATAAACAAACCGCGAGCTCTGAATTGGAATCATCCGATCGCAACCTAGCTCTGGCTCACATGTTGCGCAGCTACCACATCATTCAGGACAGCGCGGAGGATGCGGTCAATAGCTACGTGCAGCAGTGTTCAATCAAGGTCAACGTGCGAGATCTGGCGGTGATGGGGGCGACGTTGGCTTCTGGCGGTGTGCAGCCGTTGACGGGCAAGCGTGTGATGAAACAATCTGTGGCGCGCCAAGTGCAATCGGTGATGGCATCCGCGGGGATGTATAACGCTGCTGGCCGATGGATGGCGCGCGTGGGAATCCCGGCGAAGTCCGGTGTGGCGGGCGGCGTGCTGGGTACGTTGCCGGGCCAGCTGGGCTTGAGTTCGTTCTCACCGAAACTCGACGAGCAAGGAAATAGCGTGCGCGGGGTGCGGGTATTCCAGCGACTGAGCAAGGACATGGGGCTGCACCTGATGGCGCCCGAACCGAGAGGTCGCGCCAGCGTGCGTAGCCTTACAGAGGATGAATCGACGGGGGAGAGTATTGTCTGCTTGCAAGGCGATATTGACTTCATCGGTGGGGAGCGCTTGTACCGGACGCTGATGGAACATCAGCTGAAACACAAGCAGCTTGTCTTCGACCTGACCCGCGTAGATGGCATGAATTCCGTGGGGCGCAAGATGCTGACCAACGGGATTGAGCTGCTGCGCGAGGAAGGCTTTAGCATCCGGATTGAAGACCCAGACGGGCTGCTGGCATGA